From a single Drosophila sulfurigaster albostrigata strain 15112-1811.04 chromosome 3, ASM2355843v2, whole genome shotgun sequence genomic region:
- the LOC133844387 gene encoding uncharacterized protein LOC133844387 isoform X1: MDRQFSDWRDRRSPSPPMTPKTPSTPQIFNFDNTSPDSAAPSAFFGGLRPSLLDAPRTPILHSPAPTGLFGGLRPNLLDVPRAPKLRMNRKYIHSSTNFSENFIRLRSVFSPNARRKINENTL, translated from the exons atggaCCGGCAATTTAGTGACTGGCGAG ATCGTAGATCTCCTTCACCGCCGATGACGCCTAAGACGCCTAGCACaccacaaatatttaattttgataataCATCCCCAGATTCCGCAGCACCTTCTGCATTCTTTGGAGGTCTTAGGCCCAGTTTATTGGATGCACCGCGGACGCCAATTTTAC ATTCCCCAGCACCTACTGGACTCTTTGGAGGTCTTAGGCCCAATTTATTGGATGTACCGCGGGCGCCAAAACTACGTATGAACCGTAAATACATCCACTCATCGACCAATTTTTCTGAGAATTTTATTCGCCTCCGCTCTGTCTTTTCACCAAACGCTCGGaggaaaataaatgaaaatactttgTAA
- the LOC133844386 gene encoding uncharacterized protein LOC133844386: MDRYNRVWRDPKSPLTPLTPRTTQMFNFDNTSDSRTPTASLGSLKPNLLDIPRAPIRRLSGSRSRTSRSFSQDFLRLRSVFSPNAQSTTTENSSIKQEKVVKQEKREFKRSSPVEQPTLSPRVRSLLNRTGNTHLTNLFARQEIDISVLIQMTLEDLESLGIRGAKELKLALDLIKFAKNFFKK, encoded by the exons atggATCGTTATAATCGTGTCTGGCGAG ATCCTAAGTCTCCCTTAACGCCCTTGACGCCAAGAACAACACAGATGTTCAATTTTGATAATACATCAGATTCTAGAACACCAACTGCCTCCCTTGGAAGCCTTAAGCCCAATTTATTGGACATACCGCGGGCTCCAATACGACGACTGTCTGGTAGTCGAAGCCGAACATCACGAAGTTTCTCTCAGGATTTTTTGCGCCTCCGATCAGTATTTTCTCCAAATGCCCAGAGCACAACGACTGAAAATAGTAGCATTAAGCAGGAAAAGGTTGTAAAACAGGAGAAGCGAGAATTTAAGCGGAGCTCCCCGGTGGAGCAGCCAACTCTTAGTCCTCGTGTGCGCTCGCTACTAAATCGCACAGGAAATACTCATCTAACCAACTTGTTTGCACGTCAAGAAATAGACATCTCAGTGCTAATTCAGATGACACTCGAAGATTTGGAGTCACTTGGTATCCGAGGCGCCAAGGAATTGAAACTAGCCTTGGATCTTATCAAATTTGcgaaaaatttctttaaaaagtGA
- the LOC133844387 gene encoding uncharacterized protein LOC133844387 isoform X2 produces the protein MDRQFSDWRDSAAPSAFFGGLRPSLLDAPRTPILHSPAPTGLFGGLRPNLLDVPRAPKLRMNRKYIHSSTNFSENFIRLRSVFSPNARRKINENTL, from the exons atggaCCGGCAATTTAGTGACTGGCGAG ATTCCGCAGCACCTTCTGCATTCTTTGGAGGTCTTAGGCCCAGTTTATTGGATGCACCGCGGACGCCAATTTTAC ATTCCCCAGCACCTACTGGACTCTTTGGAGGTCTTAGGCCCAATTTATTGGATGTACCGCGGGCGCCAAAACTACGTATGAACCGTAAATACATCCACTCATCGACCAATTTTTCTGAGAATTTTATTCGCCTCCGCTCTGTCTTTTCACCAAACGCTCGGaggaaaataaatgaaaatactttgTAA